One Castanea sativa cultivar Marrone di Chiusa Pesio chromosome 4, ASM4071231v1 DNA window includes the following coding sequences:
- the LOC142632571 gene encoding uncharacterized protein LOC142632571 has product MREGETLKIYFDRYWEMFNEIDEDFDDVAIRTFKVGLLAEHDLRKSLTKKPGSGAEIMYPDLYNGLNLKLEDLTTYDSPLISFDGKAIVPKGQIRLLVQLGSEVVEVDFIVVDAYSPYTAIIARPWLHALGVVSSTLHLKVKFLSGDQIEELLGSQSVAKQCMAVAILHQPEVESSPSAEGGS; this is encoded by the exons ATGCGAGAAGGGGAAACCCTAAAAATATACTttgacagatactgggagatgttcaatgagatcgaCGAAGATTTTGATGATGTAGCGATAAGGACTTTTAAAGTTGGCCTACTTGCTGAGcatgacttaaggaaatctttgaccaagaAGCCT ggcagtggtgcagagattatgtaccctgacttatacAATGGGCTAAACTTAAAACTTGAAGACTTGACGACTTATGATTCACCATTGATAAGCTTTGATGGGAAGGCTATCGTACCAAAGGGCCAAATTAGATTACTTGTGCAATTAGGCTCAGAAGTAGTagaagtggatttcattgtggtggACGCTTACTCTCCCTACACAGCTATTATAgcaagaccttggcttcatGCCTTAGGTGTTGTTTCCTCAACTCTAcatttgaaggtgaaatttCTATCAGGAGACCAGATCGAGGAACTGCTTGGGAGTCAGTCCGTCGCCAAACAATGTATGGCGGTAGCAATTCTGCATCAGCCTGAGGTTGAATCCTCGCCCTCTGCTGAGGGGGGCTCATAA